A window from Desulfuromonas sp. encodes these proteins:
- a CDS encoding efflux RND transporter periplasmic adaptor subunit, with translation MTKKIVIAILLLAAAAGGVLWWKAAHPNDRVEILASETLARGQVRKVLEQTGIIKSQVGGIVKIGARATGTIERMLVKVGDRVEAGRLVARIDSRELRSQQAEARAGLESARAELKRVEGVSPLRIREAETELEQSRAAGDYLSANYRRLESLLAERIISADELENARQKARVEAKRVEARQAALDRVRREVAEERKKARLAVEKAEAALAAIEVRISYTDIRSPLGGTVSQVAAQEGETIVAGLQVANLITVIDPTRLEMWIYVDETDVGQVFTGQKVEFTVDAYPERTFEGTVATIYPEPEIRDNIVYYQALVEITPEQAEALRPEMTTQVQIVVEEKKDVLRLPNTALKWVQGRQVVFVGEAGGAVRQVSPKLGLAGLTHSEVLEGLAEGDEVATQVDLPRQSARKGSR, from the coding sequence TTGACCAAAAAAATCGTCATCGCCATTCTCCTGCTCGCCGCGGCCGCCGGCGGGGTGCTGTGGTGGAAGGCCGCCCACCCCAACGACAGGGTCGAGATCCTGGCCTCGGAAACACTCGCCCGGGGCCAGGTTCGCAAGGTTCTGGAACAGACCGGGATCATCAAGTCCCAGGTCGGGGGCATCGTCAAGATCGGGGCGCGGGCCACCGGAACGATCGAGCGGATGCTGGTCAAGGTCGGCGACCGGGTAGAGGCCGGCCGGCTGGTGGCCCGCATCGACAGCCGCGAATTGCGCTCGCAGCAGGCCGAGGCGCGGGCCGGGCTCGAGTCGGCCCGGGCCGAGCTGAAACGGGTCGAGGGGGTCTCCCCCCTGCGCATCCGGGAGGCCGAGACAGAGCTGGAGCAGAGCCGGGCGGCCGGCGACTACCTCTCCGCCAACTATCGCCGCCTCGAAAGCCTCCTGGCCGAGCGGATCATCTCCGCGGACGAGCTCGAGAACGCCCGCCAGAAAGCCCGGGTGGAGGCCAAGCGGGTCGAGGCCCGGCAGGCGGCCCTCGACCGGGTGCGGCGGGAAGTCGCCGAGGAGCGGAAAAAGGCCCGCCTGGCGGTGGAAAAGGCCGAGGCCGCCCTTGCCGCCATCGAGGTCCGCATCTCCTACACGGACATCCGCAGCCCCCTCGGGGGGACGGTCAGCCAGGTCGCCGCCCAGGAGGGGGAGACGATCGTCGCCGGCCTGCAGGTGGCCAACCTGATCACGGTCATCGACCCGACCCGGCTGGAGATGTGGATCTATGTCGACGAGACCGACGTGGGCCAGGTCTTCACCGGACAGAAGGTGGAGTTCACCGTCGATGCCTACCCGGAGCGGACCTTCGAGGGGACGGTCGCCACCATCTACCCCGAGCCGGAGATCCGCGACAACATCGTCTACTACCAGGCCCTGGTCGAGATCACCCCCGAGCAGGCCGAGGCCCTGCGCCCGGAGATGACCACCCAGGTGCAGATCGTGGTCGAGGAGAAGAAGGACGTGCTGCGCCTGCCCAACACCGCCCTCAAGTGGGTGCAGGGCCGGCAGGTCGTCTTCGTGGGGGAGGCGGGGGGCGCGGTGCGCCAGGTCTCCCCGAAACTGGGACTGGCCGGCCTGACCCACAGCGAGGTGCTGGAAGGCCTGGCCGAAGGCGACGAGGTCGCCACCCAGGTCGACCTGCCCCGGCAGAGCGCCAGAAAGGGATCGCGGTGA
- a CDS encoding ABC transporter ATP-binding protein, with translation MSPGDPVIRLEGIRRTFRQAELDVEVLKGISLDIRPGEFIALQGTSGSGKSTLMHILGLLDRPSAGTYLLDGEDVAALPDEQLSDLRNRAIGFIFQTFYLIPYISALENVMLPGVYRGTPARRLRARAEELLGQVGLADRTDFKPGQLSGGQQQRVAMARALVNDPRLLLADEPTGQLDTATSTEIMNLFAQIHEAGRTVILVTHDQETAAYAGRRIHLNDGLVQNV, from the coding sequence GTGAGCCCCGGCGACCCGGTCATCCGCCTGGAAGGGATCCGCCGCACCTTCCGGCAGGCGGAGCTCGACGTGGAGGTGCTGAAGGGGATCTCCCTCGATATCCGGCCGGGCGAGTTCATCGCCCTGCAGGGCACCTCGGGCTCGGGCAAATCGACCCTGATGCACATCCTCGGGCTGCTCGACCGGCCGAGCGCCGGGACCTACCTCCTCGACGGCGAGGACGTGGCCGCCCTGCCCGACGAGCAGCTCAGCGACCTGCGCAACCGGGCCATTGGCTTCATCTTTCAGACCTTCTACCTGATCCCCTACATCTCCGCCCTGGAGAACGTCATGCTCCCCGGCGTCTACCGGGGAACCCCGGCCCGCCGGCTGCGCGCCCGGGCGGAGGAGCTGCTGGGGCAGGTCGGGCTGGCCGACCGCACCGACTTCAAGCCGGGCCAGCTCTCCGGGGGCCAGCAACAGAGGGTGGCCATGGCCCGGGCCCTGGTCAACGACCCCCGGCTGCTCCTCGCCGACGAGCCGACCGGGCAGCTCGACACCGCCACCAGCACCGAAATCATGAACCTCTTTGCCCAGATCCACGAAGCAGGGCGCACCGTCATCCTCGTAACCCACGACCAGGAAACGGCCGCCTACGCCGGGCGCAGGATCCATCTCAATGACGGCCTCGTCCAGAACGTTTGA
- a CDS encoding ABC transporter permease — protein sequence MTASSRTFELLRLSWRLIGMALRTVWAFKLRSLFVISGVALGIASLTIIVASVDGAERKAYEIVEFFGPDAAFVLGGDIRSRAVGQRRLTLSYSDAERLRQSLPGAYLVVPMRAKGDITARHADRKFQLRLAVGATAGYAEVWNWPLAEGRDLSEEDVRRGAKVGLIGDGPARELFGDTSPVGRTVYLDKLPVQIVGRLSYRGFSGGGGSIDERIILPITTLTQRFNLDRQYFRALRVKFHSPENMEFHVENLRGLLRELHGLKPGQDDDFTILTAEEILAFLSMFKGGLVLFLGVTAAVAILVGGFVLANLFYLSVNERRTEIGLKKALGAKNGAILFQILAEAVCLTLVGALAGMAIGMAMGQLLARLGILEILFSWKVFSLSVLAAIAIGVVFGLRPARQAAALSPIEVLKG from the coding sequence ATGACGGCCTCGTCCAGAACGTTTGAGCTGCTGCGCCTGAGCTGGCGCCTGATCGGCATGGCCCTGCGCACGGTCTGGGCCTTCAAGCTGCGCAGCCTGTTCGTAATCAGCGGGGTGGCCCTGGGCATCGCCTCGCTGACCATCATCGTCGCCTCCGTCGACGGGGCGGAGCGAAAGGCCTACGAAATCGTCGAGTTTTTCGGCCCGGACGCGGCCTTCGTCCTCGGCGGCGACATCCGCAGCCGTGCCGTCGGCCAGCGCAGGCTGACCCTCAGCTACAGCGACGCCGAGCGCCTGCGCCAGTCCCTGCCGGGGGCCTACCTGGTCGTCCCGATGCGGGCCAAGGGCGACATCACCGCCCGCCACGCCGACCGCAAGTTCCAGCTGCGGCTCGCGGTGGGGGCCACCGCCGGCTACGCCGAGGTCTGGAACTGGCCCCTGGCCGAGGGGCGCGACCTCTCGGAGGAAGACGTGCGCCGCGGGGCCAAGGTGGGGCTGATCGGCGACGGTCCGGCCCGGGAGCTCTTCGGCGACACCTCCCCGGTCGGCCGCACCGTCTACCTCGACAAGCTGCCGGTGCAGATCGTCGGCCGCCTCTCCTACCGCGGCTTCTCCGGCGGCGGCGGCTCCATCGACGAGCGCATCATCCTCCCCATCACCACCCTCACCCAGCGTTTCAACCTCGACCGCCAGTACTTCCGGGCGCTGCGGGTCAAGTTCCACTCCCCGGAAAACATGGAGTTCCACGTAGAGAACCTGCGCGGCCTGCTGCGCGAACTGCACGGATTGAAACCCGGGCAGGACGACGACTTCACCATCCTCACCGCCGAGGAGATCCTCGCCTTTCTCTCCATGTTCAAGGGGGGCCTGGTGCTCTTCCTGGGAGTGACCGCGGCGGTGGCGATCCTGGTCGGCGGCTTCGTGCTGGCCAACCTCTTCTACCTGAGCGTCAACGAGCGGCGCACCGAAATCGGCCTGAAGAAAGCGCTCGGGGCGAAAAACGGGGCGATCCTGTTCCAGATCCTGGCCGAAGCGGTCTGCCTGACCCTCGTCGGGGCCCTCGCAGGCATGGCCATCGGCATGGCGATGGGACAGCTGCTGGCCCGGCTCGGAATCCTGGAAATCCTCTTCTCCTGGAAGGTCTTTTCCCTCTCGGTCCTCGCCGCGATCGCCATCGGCGTCGTCTTCGGCCTGCGCCCCGCCCGCCAGGCCGCGGCCCTGTCGCCCATCGAGGTCCTGAAGGGATAG
- a CDS encoding ABC transporter permease gives MPLSLKIALSSLRTHRLRTALAMIGVLLGALALTGVQHVSEAMHRKAEIETAKLGTNLFVARTGQVSFRRSGSARVRNEARTFSLGDAKALAAGLPSVRRGAPFVERTMPIRAGDVKIPSRIVATWPDYPAIRNFRPELGRFLSAEDEASRARVCVLGRKIAERLFGRPEAAIGRQVFFFRASARVIGVMEAKGADISGTDQDEQVFVPLSTYIRRFANQDWITGVYLQLERPGDYAGAKEGARQILRRRHGLGPGQADDFSLLTAQDTMQLQQQALDLVQTLGLISSSVSFAVGGLGILSIMVLLVRVRRLEIGIRRAVGARRRDIVRQFMFEAGLMAGIGGAAGVILAMGLLLLVYRLGDMPLVYDPLLILGPLAGSVLLGLAAGAYPAWQAAHVEVLEVLKTE, from the coding sequence ATGCCCCTCAGCCTCAAAATCGCCCTCTCCTCCCTGCGCACCCACCGCCTGCGCACCGCTCTGGCGATGATCGGGGTGCTGCTCGGCGCCCTCGCCCTGACCGGGGTCCAGCACGTCTCGGAGGCCATGCACCGCAAGGCCGAGATCGAGACGGCCAAGCTGGGGACCAACCTGTTCGTGGCGCGCACCGGCCAGGTCAGCTTCCGCCGCTCCGGCTCGGCCCGGGTGCGCAACGAGGCCCGGACCTTTTCCCTCGGCGACGCGAAGGCGCTCGCCGCCGGACTGCCCTCGGTGCGCCGGGGGGCGCCCTTCGTGGAGCGGACCATGCCGATCCGCGCCGGAGACGTCAAGATCCCCTCGCGCATCGTGGCGACCTGGCCCGACTACCCCGCGATCCGCAACTTCCGGCCCGAACTCGGACGCTTCCTCAGCGCCGAGGACGAGGCGAGCCGGGCCCGGGTCTGCGTGCTGGGGCGCAAAATCGCCGAGCGCCTCTTCGGCCGCCCCGAGGCGGCGATCGGGCGGCAGGTCTTCTTCTTCCGGGCCAGCGCCCGGGTGATCGGGGTCATGGAGGCGAAGGGGGCCGATATCTCCGGCACCGACCAGGACGAACAGGTCTTCGTCCCCCTGTCGACCTACATCCGGCGCTTCGCCAACCAGGACTGGATCACCGGCGTCTACCTGCAGCTGGAGCGCCCGGGCGATTACGCCGGGGCCAAGGAGGGAGCGCGGCAGATCCTTCGCCGCCGCCACGGCCTGGGCCCGGGCCAGGCCGACGACTTCAGCCTGCTCACCGCCCAGGACACCATGCAGCTGCAGCAGCAGGCCCTCGACCTGGTCCAGACCCTCGGTCTGATCAGCTCCAGCGTCTCCTTCGCCGTCGGCGGCCTCGGCATCCTCTCCATCATGGTCCTCCTGGTGCGGGTGCGCCGCCTGGAGATCGGCATCCGCCGCGCGGTCGGGGCGCGGCGCCGCGACATCGTCCGCCAGTTCATGTTCGAGGCGGGCCTGATGGCCGGCATCGGCGGGGCCGCCGGGGTCATTCTCGCCATGGGCCTGCTGCTGCTCGTCTACCGTCTCGGCGACATGCCCCTCGTCTACGATCCGCTGCTGATCCTCGGCCCCCTGGCCGGATCGGTTCTGCTCGGGCTGGCGGCGGGCGCCTACCCGGCCTGGCAGGCCGCCCACGTGGAGGTGCTCGAGGTGCTGAAGACCGAATAA
- a CDS encoding ATP-binding cassette domain-containing protein, which translates to MALLSLRNVSLAYGGPTLLDEVGLQVERGERICLLGRNGAGKSTLLGVIAGEVRPDGGAVDRQQGLRVARLPQEVPQHLQGSVFEIVARGLGEAGEALCRHHELSGRLAAGEQELLPRLSEVQHALEEAGGWELLQRVEQALTRLKLDGDAPLESLSGGVKRRVLLARALAVEPDILLLDEPTNHLDIESIDWLEQFLLRSGITLVFVTHDRAFLRALATRIVEIDRGRLFDFACDYDTFLQRKEELLHAEDLEWQRLDKKLAEEEVWIRKGIKARRTRNEGRVRALKKLREERRQRRERTGTARLKLHEAERSGKLVAKVENISFAYGKEPIIRDFSTTVVRGDRIGIIGPNGAGKTTLLRLLLGKLAPQAGSVKLGTNLQVLYFDQLREQLDPERTVQQNLSGDQDTVLVGGQPRHVYGYLQDFLFTPDRARTPVRFLSGGERNRLLLARLFTREANVLVLDEPTNDLDLETLELLEELLADFQGTVFLVSHDRDFLNRCVTSTVAFEGEGQVREYFGGYDDWLRQRPGPEEPAPAPRPAREKPARQRERRQSFKEKRELEELPGRIEALDGEIEALHAQLADPDFYREAGAKVAAATARLEELEKELQAAYARWEELEAIPT; encoded by the coding sequence ATGGCATTACTGAGTCTTCGCAACGTATCCCTCGCCTACGGAGGGCCGACCCTGCTCGACGAGGTCGGCCTGCAGGTCGAGCGGGGCGAACGGATCTGCCTGCTCGGCCGCAACGGCGCCGGCAAATCGACCCTGCTCGGGGTCATCGCCGGCGAGGTCCGCCCCGACGGCGGAGCCGTCGACCGGCAACAGGGCCTGAGAGTGGCGCGCCTGCCCCAGGAGGTGCCGCAGCACCTGCAGGGGAGCGTCTTCGAGATCGTGGCCCGGGGCCTGGGGGAAGCCGGGGAAGCCCTCTGCAGGCACCACGAGCTCTCCGGGCGCCTGGCGGCCGGCGAGCAGGAGCTGCTGCCGCGCCTTTCCGAGGTGCAGCACGCCCTCGAGGAGGCCGGCGGCTGGGAGCTGCTGCAACGGGTGGAACAGGCCCTGACGCGGCTCAAGCTCGACGGCGACGCTCCCCTGGAGAGCCTGTCGGGCGGCGTGAAGCGACGGGTGCTGCTGGCCAGGGCGCTGGCGGTCGAGCCGGACATCCTGCTCCTCGACGAGCCGACCAACCACCTCGACATCGAGTCGATCGACTGGCTCGAGCAGTTCCTGCTGCGCTCGGGCATCACCCTCGTCTTCGTCACCCACGACCGGGCCTTCCTGCGGGCCCTGGCCACCCGCATCGTCGAAATCGACCGCGGCCGCCTGTTCGACTTCGCCTGCGACTACGACACCTTCCTGCAGCGCAAGGAGGAGCTGCTCCACGCCGAGGACCTGGAGTGGCAGCGCCTCGACAAGAAACTCGCCGAGGAGGAGGTCTGGATCCGCAAGGGGATCAAGGCGCGGCGCACCCGCAACGAGGGACGGGTGCGGGCCCTCAAGAAGCTGCGCGAAGAGCGCCGCCAGCGGCGCGAGCGCACCGGCACGGCGCGCCTCAAGCTTCACGAGGCCGAGCGCAGCGGCAAGCTGGTGGCAAAGGTCGAGAACATCTCCTTCGCCTACGGGAAGGAGCCGATCATCCGGGACTTCTCGACGACCGTGGTGCGCGGCGACCGGATCGGGATCATCGGCCCCAACGGCGCCGGCAAGACGACCCTGCTGCGGCTGCTGCTCGGCAAGCTCGCCCCCCAGGCAGGGTCGGTGAAGCTCGGGACCAATCTCCAGGTCCTCTACTTCGACCAGCTGCGCGAGCAGCTCGACCCGGAGCGCACGGTGCAGCAGAACCTCTCCGGGGACCAGGACACGGTCCTCGTCGGCGGCCAGCCCCGCCACGTCTACGGCTACCTCCAGGACTTCCTCTTCACCCCCGACCGGGCCCGCACCCCGGTGCGCTTCCTCTCCGGGGGGGAGCGCAACCGCCTCCTCCTGGCGCGGCTCTTCACCCGGGAGGCCAACGTGCTGGTCCTCGACGAGCCGACCAACGACCTCGACCTGGAGACCCTGGAGCTGCTCGAGGAGCTCCTCGCCGATTTCCAGGGAACGGTCTTCCTGGTCAGCCACGACCGCGACTTTCTCAACCGGTGCGTGACCAGCACGGTCGCCTTCGAAGGGGAGGGACAGGTCCGCGAGTACTTCGGCGGCTACGACGACTGGCTGCGCCAGCGCCCCGGGCCCGAGGAGCCGGCCCCGGCTCCCCGCCCCGCCCGTGAGAAGCCCGCCCGGCAGAGGGAGCGGCGGCAAAGCTTCAAGGAGAAGCGGGAGCTGGAGGAGCTGCCCGGGCGCATCGAAGCCCTGGACGGGGAGATCGAAGCGCTCCATGCGCAGCTGGCCGACCCCGACTTCTACCGCGAGGCCGGCGCGAAGGTCGCCGCCGCCACCGCCCGCCTGGAGGAGCTGGAAAAAGAGCTGCAGGCCGCCTACGCCCGCTGGGAGGAGCTGGAGGCGATCCCCACCTGA
- a CDS encoding EAL domain-containing protein gives MSIRPKLLITFLALAILPVVSLGVLGFVAGRDSLESKTIDSLEMVADLKAKKIAAFLGEKRKAVQTLKNSFVVNTYLPVLLDHADDPEHPAFKAATRALDGKLQRLQAIFELDDIVLATPEGRMLYLSNAEHVTDWLSHPLPGHEKTDYDRGETVSYFRNTHENGKYAILITHHILDGEGKVQGLMALEVNIDVIEELVHDKTGLGETGCTVLGKKVPGGFVHLTSHSVGTMADPDRVLPFKPKKLPMQEAVQGRSGSGVTSNFAGTGILAAWRHIPALNLGLVARMDANEAFASVTRLRNLTLFFSLAASLIGGIIALLVSRSISRPLMQLKRGALEIGRGNLGVRVGTPRRDEIGVLSRAFDEMAASLRRVTASRDDLNREIAGRQQVEKQLRESEARYRDIFDHAHDLIQSVAPDGSIQLVNRAWTETLGYDIEELSKLNLMDVIHPDHRESCRSRFQQVLSSHRTEMVETAFRSKDGRKIVLEGSVSVRYVDGEPVATRGIFRDVSERKRAEQNLREERAFLQTVIDGVVDPILVISTDYRILLMNRAAHALLPAPWDGETELLCHQASHHSDTPCSGENHPCPLREVQHSGEPATVVHQHELADGTGRIYELQASPLRDENGTLLGIIEASRDITDRIEVQELLAENRKRLKFLAHHDDLTKLPNRVLFNDRLRQAMAKARRGNSQVALMLLDLDRFKNINDTLGHPVGDQLLREVGKRLSYHVRETDTVARLGGDEFLVIIEDVQDVQRVAGIAHKFKNILAQPITVDEHALAITASIGISMFPADGVDGEGLMKCADVAMYRAKEQGRNNYQFYTPDMNARAHDLLLMEGQLRKAIEQEQLFLHYQPQFDLASGDLTGVEALLRWNHPERGSIPPSDFIPLAEESGLIAPIGEWVLRSACAQSRAWQEQGYPPVRMAVNLSARQLRQPGLVEMIEQSLKETGLAPRLLELEITESAVMDNFNDAIMVLTDLKVRGVHIALDDFGTGHSSLSYLKRFPISRLKIDRSFVGEVTSDPNDAALAASIIALGHAMGLEVIAEGVETEEQKAFFTEKGCDQVQGFLFSRPLEPDAVVRFFAPPASRQTLPAATAARGKAAWTSPS, from the coding sequence ATGTCCATCAGACCCAAACTGCTCATTACCTTCCTGGCCCTGGCCATCCTGCCGGTCGTCTCCCTCGGAGTGCTCGGCTTCGTCGCCGGCCGGGACTCCCTGGAGTCCAAGACCATCGACTCCCTGGAGATGGTGGCCGACCTCAAGGCGAAGAAGATCGCCGCCTTTCTCGGGGAAAAGCGCAAAGCGGTCCAAACCCTGAAAAACTCCTTCGTTGTCAACACGTACCTGCCGGTCCTCCTCGATCACGCCGACGACCCGGAACACCCGGCGTTCAAGGCGGCCACCCGGGCTCTCGACGGAAAACTGCAGAGGCTGCAGGCGATTTTCGAGCTGGACGACATCGTCCTGGCCACCCCCGAAGGCCGGATGCTCTACCTGAGCAACGCCGAACATGTCACCGACTGGCTGAGCCACCCCCTCCCGGGCCACGAAAAGACCGACTACGACCGGGGGGAGACGGTCAGCTATTTCCGAAACACGCACGAAAACGGCAAATACGCGATCCTCATCACCCACCACATTCTCGACGGGGAGGGAAAGGTCCAGGGGCTCATGGCCCTGGAGGTCAACATCGACGTGATCGAGGAGCTGGTCCATGACAAGACCGGCCTCGGCGAGACCGGCTGCACGGTCCTGGGCAAAAAGGTGCCCGGCGGCTTCGTCCACCTGACCTCCCACAGCGTCGGAACAATGGCGGACCCGGACCGCGTCCTCCCCTTCAAACCGAAAAAGCTGCCGATGCAGGAGGCGGTCCAGGGCCGCAGCGGCTCGGGGGTAACCAGCAACTTCGCCGGCACCGGGATCCTCGCCGCCTGGCGGCACATCCCGGCCCTGAACCTCGGCCTGGTCGCCAGGATGGACGCGAACGAGGCCTTCGCCTCGGTGACCCGCCTGCGCAACCTGACCCTCTTCTTCTCCCTGGCCGCCTCCCTGATCGGGGGTATCATCGCGCTGCTCGTCTCGCGCTCGATCTCCCGCCCTCTCATGCAGCTGAAACGGGGAGCCCTCGAAATCGGCCGGGGCAACCTGGGGGTCCGGGTCGGCACCCCCCGCCGGGACGAAATCGGCGTCCTCTCCCGGGCCTTCGACGAAATGGCCGCGAGCCTGCGCCGGGTCACGGCCTCGCGGGACGACCTGAACCGGGAGATCGCCGGGCGACAGCAGGTGGAGAAGCAGCTGCGGGAAAGCGAGGCGCGCTACCGGGACATCTTCGACCACGCCCACGACCTGATCCAGAGCGTCGCCCCGGACGGCTCAATCCAGCTGGTCAACAGGGCCTGGACGGAGACCCTCGGCTACGACATAGAGGAACTCTCCAAACTGAACCTGATGGACGTCATTCACCCCGACCACCGGGAGAGTTGCCGGAGCCGGTTCCAGCAGGTCCTCTCCAGCCACCGGACCGAGATGGTGGAGACAGCCTTCCGCTCCAAGGACGGACGCAAGATCGTCCTCGAGGGGAGCGTCAGCGTCCGCTACGTGGACGGGGAGCCAGTGGCCACCCGGGGCATCTTCCGGGACGTCTCCGAGCGCAAGCGGGCGGAGCAGAACCTGCGGGAAGAGCGGGCCTTCCTGCAGACGGTCATCGACGGCGTCGTCGATCCGATTCTGGTGATCTCCACCGATTACCGGATCCTGCTCATGAACCGGGCCGCCCACGCCCTGCTGCCCGCACCCTGGGACGGCGAGACCGAGTTGCTCTGCCACCAGGCCTCCCACCACAGCGACACTCCCTGCAGCGGGGAGAACCACCCCTGCCCCCTGCGGGAGGTGCAGCACAGCGGAGAGCCGGCCACCGTCGTTCACCAGCACGAGCTGGCCGACGGAACCGGCCGCATCTACGAACTGCAGGCCTCGCCCCTGCGGGACGAGAACGGCACCCTGCTGGGGATCATCGAGGCCTCTCGGGACATCACCGACCGCATCGAGGTGCAGGAACTGCTCGCCGAGAACCGCAAGCGCCTCAAGTTCCTCGCCCACCACGACGACCTGACCAAGCTGCCCAACCGGGTGCTGTTCAACGACCGCCTGCGGCAGGCGATGGCCAAGGCCCGCAGGGGAAATAGCCAGGTCGCCCTCATGCTCCTCGACCTCGACCGCTTCAAGAACATCAACGACACCCTCGGCCACCCCGTCGGAGACCAGCTGCTGCGGGAGGTCGGAAAGCGCCTGAGCTACCACGTGCGCGAAACGGACACCGTCGCCCGCCTCGGCGGAGACGAGTTCCTGGTCATCATCGAGGACGTGCAGGACGTGCAGCGGGTCGCCGGCATCGCCCACAAGTTCAAGAACATCCTCGCCCAGCCGATCACCGTCGACGAGCACGCGCTCGCCATTACCGCGAGCATCGGCATCAGCATGTTTCCCGCAGACGGGGTTGACGGGGAGGGGCTGATGAAATGCGCCGACGTCGCCATGTACCGGGCCAAGGAGCAGGGGCGCAACAACTACCAGTTCTATACCCCCGACATGAACGCCCGGGCCCACGACCTGCTCCTGATGGAAGGCCAGCTTCGCAAAGCCATCGAGCAGGAACAGCTGTTCCTCCACTACCAGCCCCAGTTCGACCTCGCCTCGGGGGACCTGACAGGGGTCGAGGCGCTGCTGCGCTGGAACCACCCCGAGCGCGGCTCCATTCCCCCCAGCGACTTCATCCCCCTGGCCGAGGAGAGCGGCCTGATCGCCCCCATCGGAGAATGGGTCCTGCGCAGCGCCTGCGCCCAGTCCCGCGCCTGGCAGGAGCAGGGGTATCCGCCGGTGCGGATGGCCGTCAACCTCTCCGCCCGCCAGCTCCGCCAGCCCGGCCTCGTCGAGATGATCGAGCAGTCCCTCAAGGAGACGGGCCTCGCCCCCCGGCTGCTGGAGCTGGAGATCACCGAGAGTGCCGTCATGGACAACTTCAATGACGCCATCATGGTCCTGACCGACCTCAAGGTGCGCGGAGTCCACATCGCCCTCGACGACTTCGGGACGGGCCACTCCTCGCTGAGCTACCTGAAGCGCTTCCCCATCTCCCGGCTCAAAATCGACCGCTCCTTCGTCGGCGAAGTCACCAGCGACCCCAACGACGCCGCCCTCGCCGCCTCCATCATCGCCCTGGGCCACGCCATGGGCCTGGAGGTCATCGCCGAGGGAGTGGAGACGGAGGAGCAGAAAGCCTTTTTCACCGAAAAGGGCTGCGACCAGGTGCAGGGATTCCTGTTCAGCCGCCCCCTGGAGCCGGACGCCGTCGTCCGTTTCTTCGCCCCGCCCGCCTCCAGGCAGACGCTCCCTGCGGCCACCGCCGCCCGCGGCAAGGCGGCCTGGACGAGCCCCTCCTGA
- a CDS encoding queuosine salvage family protein translates to MSTPEESILDRLRRSCREIAGTASFVRIDEERIPAYAASLPAEQLRHLQMDPACHLLGRGEATAAFFLTLGAVNFGSGTFAELGIPPLQSGYRRIASALKDAFEEGGALSAADLSAVDASSCLELFGLDPDQPAALELAARYSRSLNQLGDWLLGRFGGTFSAPMAAARGSAPHLVTLLAEIPSFRDATRYRNLEIPFLKRAQLAVTDLYIAFGGRGLGRFVDIDRLTICADNLVPHVLRLDGILEYREDLSRRIEAGDPLPEGSAEEVEIRACAVHAAELIVAELRRRDQAVNALRLDNLLWHRGQQPRYRLRPRHRTRTIFY, encoded by the coding sequence ATGAGCACACCCGAAGAGTCCATCCTTGACCGGCTGCGCCGCTCCTGCCGCGAGATCGCCGGGACGGCCTCCTTCGTGCGCATCGACGAGGAGCGCATCCCGGCCTACGCCGCCTCCCTGCCCGCCGAACAGCTACGGCACCTGCAGATGGACCCGGCCTGCCACCTGCTGGGGCGGGGGGAGGCGACGGCCGCCTTTTTCCTGACCCTCGGCGCGGTCAACTTCGGCTCCGGCACCTTCGCCGAGCTCGGGATCCCCCCCCTTCAGTCGGGCTACCGGCGCATCGCCTCCGCTCTCAAGGACGCCTTCGAAGAGGGCGGAGCGCTCTCCGCGGCAGACCTTTCGGCGGTCGACGCCTCCTCCTGCCTCGAGCTCTTCGGCCTCGACCCGGACCAGCCCGCCGCCCTGGAGCTGGCCGCCCGGTATTCCCGGTCTCTCAACCAGCTCGGGGACTGGCTCCTGGGCCGTTTCGGCGGCACATTCTCGGCCCCGATGGCGGCGGCCCGGGGCTCGGCGCCCCACCTTGTGACCCTCCTGGCGGAAATCCCTTCCTTCCGGGACGCGACCCGCTACCGGAATCTGGAGATCCCCTTCCTGAAACGGGCCCAGCTCGCCGTCACCGACCTGTACATCGCCTTCGGGGGAAGAGGCCTGGGGCGTTTCGTCGATATCGACCGGCTCACGATCTGCGCCGACAACCTCGTCCCCCACGTGCTGCGCCTCGACGGCATCCTCGAATACCGGGAGGACCTCTCCCGCAGGATCGAGGCGGGCGACCCCCTGCCGGAAGGGAGCGCCGAGGAGGTTGAGATCCGCGCCTGCGCGGTCCATGCCGCCGAACTGATCGTTGCCGAGCTGCGCCGCCGCGACCAGGCGGTCAACGCCCTGCGCCTGGACAACCTTCTCTGGCACCGGGGCCAGCAACCTCGCTACCGCCTCCGGCCCCGCCACCGGACCAGAACCATTTTCTACTGA
- a CDS encoding PilZ domain-containing protein yields the protein MTDEKRRFPRIATNVHVALAVEKSDKETRQYLEAVAENCSLGGMFIATDHLVPKGHIVRLKLQVDGTGGKSSVVHARGLVRRVQRWTKPKGIGVEFIEFEGLGEDSYADWAARLSGGEKG from the coding sequence ATGACCGATGAGAAGCGCCGTTTTCCGCGCATTGCGACCAACGTCCACGTGGCCCTGGCCGTCGAGAAGAGCGACAAGGAGACCCGCCAGTATCTCGAGGCGGTGGCCGAGAACTGCAGCCTCGGGGGGATGTTCATCGCCACCGACCACCTGGTGCCCAAGGGGCACATCGTGCGTCTCAAGCTCCAGGTCGACGGCACCGGGGGCAAGTCGTCAGTGGTCCATGCCCGGGGCTTGGTGCGCAGGGTTCAGCGATGGACCAAGCCCAAGGGGATCGGTGTGGAGTTCATCGAGTTCGAGGGGCTGGGCGAGGATTCGTACGCCGACTGGGCGGCGCGGCTCTCCGGCGGGGAGAAGGGTTAG